TTAGCAGGGTGATCCTTCACTTGGCTAAGGCCAATATTCTTAGAAATATTCTTGGCCCTAAGTATTGATGAAAGGGTTGGTTTTGTCAAATCTCATCCTGTTACACACAAACTATACTTAATGATTCTCAAAACCACAGAGGAGGTCAGTGCAGAGCCTGAGTCCAGGCTTTCTCATCTGCAATTAGAACTCTTTCCTTCACACCTTTTTCTAGTGGTCAGtttcccatttcttcctttctggtgATCTGCTAGTACATTTTAACACTGAAATAGAAGTTATTTCCTGGGAAGGACAATAAGGACATTTTTGAGGAAGGCAGCAAGCTTTGGGTGGGAAGCTaaaaccaaagaataaaatacaggaaTGCGCCTTGGCTTTGGACTGGCTCctcatgatgaaatctcatgccTTCCACGTGTTCTATAGGACTTCAGTCGCAAGATGGTGGCAGCAGCTGTGTTGCTACAATGCTGCCCAGTGCTTGCCCGGGGTCCCACAGGCCTCCTGAGCAAAGTGGTTAAGACTCATCAGTTCCTGTTTGGTACTGGACGCTGTCCCATCCTGGCCACCCAAGGACCAATCTGTTCTCAAATCCACCTAAAGGCAACAAGAGCTGGAGGAGGTAAGAAAAGATTTCTGGAAAAGGGGGGATGTCTGGGTCATAGTGACAAGGCTCCAAGTCATACTAGCCATTGTTGCCTAATAATTAGGAGACTTCATGTGAAAATGTCAAGGCAGAATGAACTAGcctaaaaataaacacagaaaatgttttcttccagaTTCTCTAGAGTCTCACTCCCATATTCTTCACACACTATATCCCAGCCATACTAATACTACTTGAAATAGCCTGAACCAACCCTATTATCTCAAGATTCTGTAACTTTGCTACTGCCATATTACCCTCTCCTATACCAAGTACCAGAATATCTTATACTTCTCATTCAACACTGAGTTTGAGCATCATGTCCTCTGCAAAGCCTGCCTACACCTCTAGCCTATTCAATGCCAAGTCTGGGTTATAATCCCTATATCTTCTGAATTTCCATAAGGCCTGTCCTCCCTCACATCCTAGAATTATTCACAATGTGTCTTAAGTGTGTGCCATTCCTACTAGCTTGAGGGATCCTCCTGCACACAGACCAGACTTATCTACCCCTGTGTCTCTATCATAGCTTGAGACAGGGATTTGGGATTTGGTAGCTCTCAGTAATAATTGTACTGAAGTTATGGCTAGGAATGCACCCTCAATTACTCTCTTGACTTTGCATAGACTCTCCATCCTGGGCCAAGGGCCACTGTCCCTTCATGCTATCAGAACTCCAGGATGGGAAGAGCAAAATTGTGCAGAAGGCAGCCCCAGAAGTCCAAGAGGATGTGAAGACTTTCAAGACAGGTTGGAGTCAAGTTCTACCTCATTTGACATCTACTCCTAATTATTGAACCACTTCCTCACCCTTGATCTAGGCTAAGCCAAGGGCAGCTAATTCACAGCCCATGTTGGGATCTTGGTCTTTTCCAGGGGAGTCATGGTAGACAGTAGTTTAGGGTGTACTGAAACACACTCTTCCCAAGACACATGCACAAGTTCCCATAACTTAGCTATTAAACTAAGAAGAGCCCTCTAGatttctgtctcctctctcctAGGTGGTTAAATAGATCCTGACAGGCTGGTATCCCATTTAAGACTACATTGTGAGTGTCTGGATTTGCATGCATGAGAAAGGGTTAGGAATAgataaccttttattttttcatataccataCTCCTTTAATTAGCCTTGTTTTACTGAAAAATATCATGCATTAgtagttttattaaaacaaattcaaatgaaatattgTTCTCAACCAGATACATCCTTTAGATGGGTGTGGAACCCTAGGTCGACTCAACTGGAAAAGGCCACCCAAGATAATCACACTTGAGTGATGGCCATACTGTTGACATCTTTCATAAACCCTTTTGGGATATCATTATGAagcaaaaaaaatccaaaattgaaATTTATTGATGTTGAGAAAAGAAGAGCAAGGTAAACTGGCCTGATTCTGTCTCCCAAATGCAGGACCCAGGGTGGCTGCCCTAGTTACTTCATCTAAGGGGAAAATCTTTGTGAGAAGAAGTGTGGTTCATGGTATAGAAGGTTTCTTGATATTATAGGATTTGCCACTTGAGAAAATGAATAGGAGCTTACTTTGCAGATTTCTTCTCTTTGTAGAAATCctctaaactttaaaaaacttaaatgtcTATATATTTCATTAAGCCTAATGAGGACAAtacatggtttctttcttttctttctcctcttcataTCAATGAATCCCATACTCCTCAGACCTGCCAATCTCCCTGGCCTCAGTCAACCTGATGAAGCCATTCTTTGGCCCACAGGATCCAGAGCAGATTTCAGGGAAGCTTACACACCTGATTGAGAACAATATGGCCGGTAAGTTTGCTGAAGTGGAAATAAGGGGGTTGGAACAGGGAAGGAGTATTGAAAGGGTATCTGACACAGTACAGGATAAAGTACAGAGGGGCTTTGAAACCAAAGAGAATCTGAATTTAAATTTCACTGCCGGCACTTGCTGTATCTATGTACTTGGGTAAATAAGTCACTTCCCTTAGGTGGAATTTGAATATCTatcttaaaattacattttggCATGGAGTATAGCATTTCTAGTTTGTTATGTGGTCTCATTAAATATTAGGTTTATTCCCATTATTTCTTCTCCATGCTTCCCTCAAAAATTCCCACCCTTCGTGGAGCCTTTTTTGCCCCTCTTGCATGTGTTCATATTCATGTTTTATATGAAATTTGCTCTTTTTTCAAATACTGAAATAATATGATTCATTATCAAACAATTTTCAACAGatacaggaaaatataaatagtgAAATTTAAACAGAGTTCTACCATccactattaattttttgttatatttttttctaagttcctATAActaaacacacatacatgcacatgcatgcacacatacatgtgtgcataaaaacacacacacatagaaccTCCCTTCCACTCTCCTCGTCACACATCTTTTTCATAAGTAAGATCTACCAGAGTTTGTTATGCTGCTTTGTTCACTTACCAATATGGCCTGAGCAGCATTCCATGCCTCTAGACATAGAGCTGCATAATAACTATTAATGACTAAAATGTGTTCTGTattgtggacacaacatccttcaATTAGTCAAGCACTTATAATTCAGGTTGTTTCAAATATCTTTGCATTCTTCTTGTTTAGATTATATGTTGGCTTTACATGTAATACAAATGTACCCAAAGTATCATATTACATTTTTcagttgtgtgtttttttaatgagTCACTTATTCGCTGGACACTTATTTACTATATGACCTCAGTCAAGTTTACTTTTTATGTCTCAGTTCCCGCAtctgtaaaaatgtaaatactaatagaatttttctataattttgttgtgaagaataaatgaaatcatattttaaaagttcctgGAAGAGGGTCTTATAATGCATTAGATATTCATTAAATGTTGgctataataatataattattacatgttatatattaaaaattatattattataaatatatattatgtattaaatataataatatatttaattaatattagcTATTTAATTACTACAACCACTACTATTATTGCAGTAGTAATAATACTACTATTACTATGTACCAGATGTTAGTATGGGTGTACTTAATGCTATTTGTCATCAGATGCTCACAATTCTACTTGGAAAGTATTATTAgtcccattctacagatgaagacattaaaacaaaaaaatagccaggcatggtagcacatgcctgtaatcctagcagctcagaagtCTAAAGCAGgacacaatttcaaagccagcctcagtacttggtgaggctctaagcaatttagtgagaccctgtatcaaaataaataaaaaaatgggctggggacattttttcttctccatgctcagtggttaagtacccctgggtttaattcctgatGAGGGGGGGGAGAAATTATGACTTTCTCAAGGCCACACAAATAGCAAGTGATAGAGACATGACTCAAGACTAGATCTGTCAATGCTGGAGACTAGAAGTAGTAATTCCATTAAGGAGGCTTCCACATTAAACCTGGGAAGAAAGAGATGAGACCATACCAAGAGTAGGAAGCCTGAGTGACTGTGTCAATGAActattgagtgaatgaatgaataaaaaagcaaaaagatggTTGAATGAAGTAGGGGAGAGTTAGTGTGATCCAGCAAATCAATGacttaacaaataaatgaatacatggaaAGGGAATTATACAACTAAAAATCAATGACATGAATAGAATATAGATCAGCTGGGAAGAGATTTGAAATGAATTCTTTTCATCCTCATCTCTACTCCTACAGGTGAACATGTCTTTGGTTATGACCAGTTTTTCAGAGACAAGATCATGGAGAAGAAACAAGACCACACTTACCGTGTGTTCAAGACTGTGAACCGCTGGGCTGATGCATACCCCTTTGCCCAACACTTCTCTGAGGCATCTGTGGCCTCAAAGGATGTGTCTGTTTGGTGTAGTAATGACTACCTTGGTATGAGCCGGCATCCTCGGGTCTTGCAGGCCACACAGTGAGTAGTAAAGTCTGGGCTATAAGATATGGGGACTTGCCTAAAGAATATCTAGAGCCACAtatggaagggaaaggaagagctgCAGTATAAACCTGGGTTCTACCACCATCCCTTTTGTGCAAGATATTCCAGCATGTCTACTCCTCAGATATGAGCTAAGTCAGCCAACACACAAGGTTTTCTAAACCCTTGGTTGTCCAGTGCTATGGAGGATAGCAAGGCCCATTTTCCATGAGATCTTTTTTGGGGgaacagtactagggattgaacccaggagtctgtAACCACGGAGCtgatctccagcccttttcattttttattttgggacaggtgctcactaagttgcttagggcctactAAGTTACTGTcattggtctcaaacttgcaatcctcctgtctcagcctctcccaagtccctgggattgtaggcatgtaccactgtgccctgaTCCATGACCTCTAAATCCAACTGTAAGTCAACTGAGTATTGCCAGAGATGGTATGTGACCTCTTTTAGGTTTCCCAAACTTCTCTAGCTCAATCTTGCTTCTCCTTCTATCCCTGAGTGCTTCCAGCTCTGGAAGAAAGAAGCATGTCTCCCTATCCTCATCATCCTCCCCTCTACTTGGTTACATAGGACACATTTCACACAGGATCACTAAATCAACACTGACCCCCATCACAAAAGGGAAACCTACCCAGTTTCTCAGTGCATGACAAaggtttttctcttctcttcatctcccttcattttcttctgacCAGGGAGACCCTACAGCGTCACGGAGCTGGAGCTGGTGGCACTCGCAACATCTCAGGTACCAGTAAGTTTCATGTGGAACTTGAGCAGGAGCTGGCTGAGTTGCACCAGAAGGACTCAGCCctgcttttctcttcctgctttGTGGCCAATGATTCTACTCTCTTCACCTTGGCCAAGATCCTTCCAGGTAAGCCTGAGGCCTGAGCTTTGTTCAAGGCTGGTGTTCTGCAATATGGCATCCAGTCACACTGCAGCCATTGCTCAAACTTCTATTCTGAGTTCACTTGCTCCCattgttcttccttctttcccaccTTGTAAACCCGCAACACTGGATAATTATATTCCTCTGCTTCTTCTCTTCTGTGCCTAGCTGAGGGATATCAGGGAACAGACACTCAGAAGACTAACTATAAATTCCTCACCTCCCAACTCAactgggatctttttttttttaaagagagagagagagagagagagagagagagagagagagagagagagattttaatatttatttttcagttctcggcagacacaacatctttgttggtatgtggtgctgaggatcgaacccgggccgcacgcatgccaggccagcgcgctaccacttgagccacatcccctgcccctcaACTGGGATCTTAACACTCATTAATAACACTTCTATGTCTTCACAGaagcttttaaaactttatttcctcTCTAAACCTTTTAACtccttcttcactttttaaatgattagccacatttaaaaaatatattgtagttgtagatacacaatacctttattttatttatttttatgtgatgctgaggattgaacccagtgcctcacacatgctaggcaagtgctctaccactgagccacaaccccagcccctcacaagCAAGCATtcttacctatttttttcttactctttccCTCCTGTCATATTGGAAGAGATGTCCTTTTTCTTGTTGACTATTCCTTCCATTACCcactaactctttttttttaaagagagagtgagagagagagggagagaaagagagagagaattttaatatttatttttttagttttcagcagacacaacatctttgttggtatgtggtgctgaggatcgaacccgggccgcacgcatgctaggcgagcgcactaccgcttgagccacatccccagccccaacccactAACTCTTCATGAAACTTGGTCTGTTAGcactttctctttctccaatATCTTCAGCCCCTCACCGTCTTTAAACTTGTTCAAGCTTCTTGCATCTTAAAAAATCATTCTCAACCCCTCATCACTCTCTAGATAtgtccttatttctcttttccttataaaaGGCAAACTGCTTGAAAGAAGTTTCCATACTTGCTGTCTACTACTTTACAGTATATATCACCAATACTACATGTTTTTACCACTAAATCACTTTTAGTGGTAAAAACTTTTTGAGGTCACTCATAACCTCCCAATAAACTGAACATCTTTGAGGTTTTTCTTGTCAATCTCATCCTCCTTGAACTTTAGAATTCAACTTTGTTCCATCTCTATTGCCACCATCTTAGTCTTAGACCAAtatctttttcttgatttttatctttgctttCCTACAGTTCACTCTTTATAGCAATcagaatgatgttttaaaaatgcaaacctATCTTTGTCACTCTACTAGTCAAAACCCTTGAATGGAGCCCCATTTCTCTTAATCTAAACTCCCTATTATGTCTTCTAAAGATCTCAGTAATCCATCTTCTACATATCTTTTAACACTCATCTTTTTACATCTTCCTCtcacttcttcatttatttatgtattcattcactTATAAATCAGTAATTTTGTGTTAattcattaagaaatatttacctAGCATATACTGTATACTTAGCCTTACAATGAATACATAGgataaaaagataaagagatgTTGTTGCTGCTCCCAAGAAACTCCCAATCCTTCAAGCCATGTTCTCTAAGAAACCATAAGTCaattttttaagtagaaattctctttctcttatgAAAGGGATAAGAGTTCCTTGATATCAGTACAAAGTGAGGGTCCAGGAATCAACACCCTCCACCAATTTCCCACCCTACCAGCACTCCCAGCATTGCCCAGTAAAAGTCCCTGTATTCCCGTATTCCTCAGGTTCTAGAAAAATGCCTTTCTCTCTCTGGAGGTTAGCTTTCTCCCCTATATAGTAAAGGGTCTGGATCCCATAGTCATTAACTACCCTTCTTGTTCTCACATGCCCTGTGCATATTATTCCAACAGTGAAAGCTGGATAGGTATCTATTCCTATAACTATAAAAGATGGATGCTACCTGGAAGATGTGGGGTTTTATCTAGACCAGGAAGAATCCAGAATCAGTCAAAGTCTTCAAGCATTCCCTGGGATAAACCCCTTTCCAAGTATTGATCTTAAGTATTAAGGAGAATAAACCTAGGCTCTGTCCTCAAGAAATTCTAAAGCTTCCTGGAAATTAAATTTTCCATACCCCAAGACAGTCAGAGGCCAGACCATAGTTGGAAATGAATGTAGGAAAGAATATTAGGGTCAGAATTTCAGGGCAGGGGAGCTCTTCCAAAGGAGAGAGGTGTCACAAAGGCTTCCAGAGGAGGAAAAAGCAGAGTCTTCAGTGTGAAGAGGGGGTTGATTTCCTTCCCCTGCCAGATCAGATCTGAAGGTTGAAATAGGATTACTGAGACAGAAGCTTAAGAATTATAAATCTTGTTCCTCAGGGTGTGAGATTTATTCAGATGCAGGCAACCATGCTTCTATGATCCAAGGTATTCGGAACAGTGGAGCAGCCAAGTTTGTCTTTAGGCATAATGACCCTGACCACCTGAAGAAACTTCTTGAGAAGTCCAACCCTAAGACACCCAAAATTGTGGCTTTTGAGACTGTTCACTCCATGGatggtatgtatatgtgtgagtgAGTGGATTTTACTAGTATTGGTCTTACAAAATccatgattatgatgatgatcaTGACAACTAACATTCACAAGGTGTGAAAAGCAAAATTATCAGTATAGTTCATGTATTAATTCACTTAATCATCACAACAGTTCTATAAAGTAGgtactgttattattttaatttttttacatgaggaaactgagtaattttgttgttgttttttgctaatagggattgaactcaggggtgcttaactaccaagatacatccttagcccttttgattttctattttgagacagggtctcactaaattgcttagggcttcactaaattgctgaggctggccttgaacttgcaatcctcctgcctcagcctcctgaatcactgggattacaggcatggagcACCACGCCTGGCTGAAGTAATTTACCCAGGGTTACATGGTTAATATATGCCAAAAGATGGAAGAAGCTATTACACTCATCTTACAGGTAAAGAACTAAAGTTTAAAGATGGCATCAAATTTGTCTTCAGTGGTATAGAAAATTGGTGCCAAATGAGTAATTTCACTCTAGGACATATAACTCCAATTCCCTTGCAAGACACTCCTTCCATTAGAAATGACATGCAAATCAATTATCCCAGTGTTTGATTTCTACAATGGAAAATTTCACATTGTCTAGGACATTTTCCAAGATCTGTTATGAAGCTTTGAAATCAAACCAGGTTTTCAAGTCATTTTAACACATTTAAATTTGGGTAACTCTTTGAATCTTTGAGCTTCATTTTTCCCCAAGGTAAAGTATCTGGctataaaaaatagagataacacTTTATTATGctttcatagaaataaataactttacTCTCttaccttctttcttcttccaattgaaaaaaaaaaacgccCCAAAGTTTCTGTTGCTGGCCCTATTAAGCAGAAGTTATATGTTTTAGGCATCCCCTTCTGATGTTATTTAAGGGAagaggttttcatttcatttcaatatGTCACTTCCCCAAATGAGACAGGAGTATTTCCTTAGTATTCCCTAATTTAGTTAATGTTAATACCATCAGCATCATGTAATAATTATGTGTGCAGCCTCTGATACCAAACTGTCCATGTTCAAATTTCAGTTTAACAATTTATAACTTAGGCAAGTTTCTTAAGTGCTCTGTGTCTCCGTTGCCTTATTTGCAAAATAGAGGTAACAATAACAGAATagctttgagaattaaatgagttaatatatgtaagGAACTTACTGATCATGCCACTCCCACATATCTACAATCAGCAATAAAGTAAAATCattgtatttgtgtatttctaaCACTTAAGACTATTCAAATTAATTCTCTAGTAGAAACCATGTTGGGATTCATACTACTTACATTTGCAaatgaattttgcttttgttttgttttattttgttgttttgtattggAGGAAGTTCTGCCAAAACTCTCAATTCTAGAGCGGAATCTCTCCCACTGAAATATTTGAACCATCCCATTGTCTTCTTTATCTCAGGATCCACTTCCTATACATGGCTCCTCTTATGTTGTCCTATCAATTGCTCACATACTTTAACCCTGGTCTGAAGCCCGTTTCCACCTGCAGAAGTTTCTTCTGTATTCTAACTCCCTGTATATCAGTAGTTCCCAGGGAGTACAGAAATGGGGAATGGCAAAAAGGTGTGGGTTCTTATAATATGCAGAGTGACCACAAAGTATATATAAGAGATTCACAGTCATCCAAAGACCTTACAAAAACTTTCAACATAGATGATGTCtagaataataggaaaaaatggtAAGTCTGTAAGAACAATGGAAGGGGATATACATATTACTTTTAATTTGCTATCATTTGATAGATTATGACCAAGCTTGAGGAAAGAGTCCCTCAGGGAGCTATATTGATAGAagtaagaaaaacactcccatagagacacagaaaagacaaagatgccaaaatgCAAACTCAGAAAGAGACATAAGGATACTGAGAAAGAAAGTCTGGACAGACAAAAAGAAACTCCACCAGTAAGAAGAGAGGGAaatgaggcagagaaagaggaagagagggagggaagaggagagagggaaaacaAAGGCAGAGTCAGAAAACTAGAGGCATAGAAACAAAGATGGGAGTGAACACAGAAAAGGATATAGTGTCAGAAATCTggaaagacagaaacagagagggTTGGTGAAGAATAAATATATTGACAGGACTCTTAGTAATAcctatacaaaaaaaattgagtgGCAAATGAAATCAGAATTGTATTAAGCTAGAGCAAAAGATGACTTTTTCAACTTATTTAAACAAA
This window of the Urocitellus parryii isolate mUroPar1 chromosome X, mUroPar1.hap1, whole genome shotgun sequence genome carries:
- the Alas2 gene encoding 5-aminolevulinate synthase, erythroid-specific, mitochondrial is translated as MVAAAVLLQCCPVLARGPTGLLSKVVKTHQFLFGTGRCPILATQGPICSQIHLKATRAGGDSPSWAKGHCPFMLSELQDGKSKIVQKAAPEVQEDVKTFKTDLPISLASVNLMKPFFGPQDPEQISGKLTHLIENNMAGEHVFGYDQFFRDKIMEKKQDHTYRVFKTVNRWADAYPFAQHFSEASVASKDVSVWCSNDYLGMSRHPRVLQATQETLQRHGAGAGGTRNISGTSKFHVELEQELAELHQKDSALLFSSCFVANDSTLFTLAKILPGCEIYSDAGNHASMIQGIRNSGAAKFVFRHNDPDHLKKLLEKSNPKTPKIVAFETVHSMDGAICPLEELCDVAHQYGALTFVDEVHAVGLYGTRGAGIGERDGIMHKIDVVSGTLGKAFGCVGGYIASTRDLVDMVRSYAAGFIFTTSLPPMVLSGALESVRLLKGEEGQALRRAHQRNVKHMRQLLMDRGLPVIPCPSHIIPIRVGDAALNSKICDLLLSKHGIYVQAINYPTVPRGEELLRLAPSPHHSPQMMEDFVENMMVAWTEVGLPLQDVSVAACNFCHRPVHFELMSEWERSYFGNMGPQYVTTYA